Proteins encoded by one window of Elephas maximus indicus isolate mEleMax1 chromosome 5, mEleMax1 primary haplotype, whole genome shotgun sequence:
- the PPBP gene encoding platelet basic protein, with protein sequence MSLRHDTASLCTSASRFGVLQVWLLLSLLLTALVPCTSQETNYVEAELYAELRCMCVKTTSGVHPSYINNLQVIRAGAHCDKVEVIVTLKDGKKICLDPEAPVIKKIVQKILQGDGSAA encoded by the exons ATGAGCCTCAGGCACGACACTGCCTCTCTTTGTACCAGTGCCAGCCGATTTGGTGTCCTACAGGTGTGGCTGCTGCTGTCACTGCTCCTGACAGCACTAGTTCCCTGTACCAGCCAAGAAA CTAACTACGTGGAAGCTGAATTGTATGCTGAACTGCGCTGCATGTGTGTGAAAACCACTTCTGGCGTTCATCCCAGTTACATCAACAATTTGCAGGTGATCAGGGCAGGGGCCCACTGCGACAAAGTCGAAGTAAT AGTCACTTTGAAGGATGGGAAGAAAATCTGCTTGGACCCAGAAGCTCCTGTAATCAAGAAAATAGTCCAGAAAATTTTGCAAGGTGATGGATCAGCTGCTTAA
- the CXCL1 gene encoding growth-regulated alpha protein, whose translation MARTALPAAPRLLRVALLLLLLVAAGRRAAGAPMGSELRCQCVKTVQGIHPKNIASVKVTPPGPHCADTEVIATLKNGQEVCLNPTAPMVIRLIEKILNTDSSN comes from the exons ATGGCCCGCACCGCGCTCCCCGCCGCTCCCCGTCTCCTCCGGGTGGCGCTGCTGCTTCTGCTCCTGGTCGCCGCCGGCCGGCGCGCAGCTG GGGCGCCCATGGGCTCCGAACTGCGCTGCCAGTGCGTGAAGACCGTGCAGGGGATCCACCCCAAGAACATCGCAAGTGTGAAGGTGACGCCGCCGGGACCCCACTGCGCCGATACCGAAGTCAT AGCCACTCTCAAGAATGGGCAGGAGGTTTGTCTCAACCCCACAGCCCCCATGGTTATCAGACTCATCGAAAAGATACTAAACAC TGACAGTTCCAACTGA
- the LOC126077076 gene encoding platelet factor 4-like codes for MSLPRSSGAWHARPRMRPLLLGLLLLPAMVAFANASAEPAEEDSDLRCLCVSTTSTVHPKHVISLEVIKAGLHCPKAQLIATLKNGRKICLDQQARLYKKIMQKLLEN; via the exons ATGAGCCTCCCAAGGAGCTCTGGCGCCTGGCATGCTCGGCCCAGAATGAGGCCACTGCTCCTGGGGCTCCTGCTCCTGCCAGCCATGGTGGCCTTCGCCAATGCCAGCG CTGAGCCTGCAGAAGAAGACTCAGACCTGCGTTGCTTGTGTGTGAGTACCACCTCCACGGTCCATCCCAAGCACGTCATCAGCCTGGAAGTGATCAAGGCTGGACTCCACTGTCCCAAGGCCCAACTGAT AGCCACTTTGAAGAATGGGAGGAAGATTTGCTTGGACCAGCAGGCCCGCTTGTATAAGAAAATAATGCAGAAACTTTTGGAGAATTAG